Proteins from one Thermosipho atlanticus DSM 15807 genomic window:
- a CDS encoding carbohydrate kinase family protein, whose translation MFYNEEKQLEKFDIYCIGKTNLDIFYYVNSIKLEENHIANEFYYYVGGKATNVAINLSNLGLKVALISVIGKDIFGNKILEILKNKNITFLGKTIEEDTAITSIIVDKNGKNTMFHNLGANSKFSPDLIPDKLDFSFIQSGIDCNSIIKTIDASKNVFLELSETSQFEKLKYHLKKIKYVSLNEHEINSIFRTNNTEKNLELLSKFANNILLKVGEKGLIYLDEHGKLYTIPAKKINVKNSTGAGDATSAAFIYGILKNWHIEKVLSFCIEYSTQILRSKFST comes from the coding sequence TTGTTTTACAACGAAGAAAAACAACTTGAAAAATTTGATATTTATTGCATTGGAAAAACAAATCTCGACATTTTTTATTATGTTAATTCTATTAAACTTGAAGAAAATCACATTGCAAATGAATTTTATTATTATGTTGGCGGAAAAGCTACCAATGTTGCCATAAATCTTTCCAACCTGGGATTAAAAGTAGCTTTAATTTCAGTAATTGGAAAAGATATTTTTGGAAATAAAATCCTTGAAATATTGAAAAATAAAAATATTACATTTTTAGGTAAAACAATTGAGGAAGATACTGCTATAACAAGTATAATAGTAGACAAAAATGGTAAAAACACAATGTTTCACAACCTTGGAGCAAACTCGAAATTCTCTCCAGATTTAATACCAGATAAATTGGATTTTTCATTCATACAATCAGGAATTGATTGTAATTCAATTATAAAGACCATAGATGCTTCAAAAAATGTTTTCTTAGAACTTTCCGAAACTTCTCAATTTGAAAAATTGAAATATCATCTTAAAAAAATTAAATACGTTTCGTTAAATGAACATGAAATAAATAGTATTTTTAGAACTAATAATACTGAAAAAAATTTGGAACTTCTCTCAAAATTCGCTAATAATATATTGCTAAAAGTGGGGGAGAAGGGCCTAATTTACCTAGATGAACATGGAAAATTATACACCATCCCTGCCAAAAAAATAAATGTAAAAAATTCTACGGGTGCTGGTGATGCCACATCCGCAGCTTTTATCTACGGGATTCTTAAAAATTGGCACATTGAAAAAGTTCTTTCGTTTTGTATTGAGTATTCAACTCAAATTTTAAGAAGTAAATTTTCAACTTAA
- a CDS encoding DNA polymerase III subunit delta, whose translation MPLINLYGNSVLKKELYIKSFLNQNTEYIRLYSDDRDKIEIISGKARNISLFSKKTVIDLVDFDKWKSAEKKNLLSLSIPENVTVFVRTEKQLSEKNENIKSEKSENIKSKKFTVPEPWKKSEWISYIEELLTREKIEYESNVPEYLFEVIGANELAIYNEIKKLKVLDEKINIDLAKKFVHKYAVSKLDEFCFLISEKSDFAYSVLDDILKDFEPKIIMFVLSKHFIELFNIMLNVEYKEKYIWPEIKSISKKLGISLSKVSRFLGFKFSGQDFQPKNHLKIYGVTTLKDIIKKLYVMERSLKSGGIFKVELIEFIKYIREE comes from the coding sequence GTGCCTCTTATTAATTTGTATGGCAATTCAGTTTTAAAAAAGGAACTTTACATTAAAAGTTTTTTGAATCAAAACACGGAATATATAAGGCTTTATTCAGATGATAGAGATAAAATAGAAATTATATCTGGAAAAGCAAGAAATATTAGTCTTTTTTCGAAAAAAACAGTTATTGATTTAGTAGATTTTGACAAGTGGAAATCGGCTGAAAAGAAAAATTTATTAAGTTTAAGCATTCCTGAGAATGTGACAGTTTTTGTAAGAACAGAAAAACAGTTAAGTGAGAAGAATGAAAATATTAAGTCTGAGAAGAGTGAAAATATTAAGTCAAAAAAATTCACAGTTCCGGAGCCATGGAAAAAAAGCGAATGGATTTCGTATATAGAAGAACTATTAACGAGAGAAAAAATAGAGTATGAATCAAACGTTCCTGAATACTTGTTCGAAGTTATTGGTGCTAATGAATTAGCAATATACAATGAAATAAAAAAATTAAAAGTGTTGGATGAGAAAATAAATATAGATTTGGCAAAGAAATTTGTTCATAAGTATGCTGTTTCAAAATTAGACGAATTTTGCTTTTTAATTTCTGAAAAAAGTGATTTCGCTTATAGTGTTTTAGACGACATTTTAAAAGATTTTGAACCAAAAATAATTATGTTTGTACTTTCAAAACATTTTATAGAATTGTTTAACATTATGTTGAATGTAGAGTACAAAGAAAAGTATATTTGGCCTGAAATAAAAAGTATTTCAAAAAAACTTGGAATAAGTTTATCAAAAGTTTCTAGATTTTTAGGATTTAAATTTTCCGGACAAGATTTTCAACCAAAAAATCACCTTAAAATTTACGGTGTAACTACTTTAAAGGATATAATTAAAAAACTGTACGTAATGGAGAGGTCACTAAAAAGTGGAGGGATATTTAAAGTTGAATTAATTGAATTTATAAAATACATTAGGGAGGAATAG
- a CDS encoding ROK family protein: MKIIGVDLGGTFTKIGLVDSNTGKIIKKKEIETMVELGGDAVVKRISEGINELVGSETYEAVGIGSPGSIDIENGIVRFSPNFPDWIDFPLGPKLSNLLNKKVYVENDANSFALGEKWFGAGKGKKHIIVLTLGTGVGGGIISHDILITGANGIGAELGHVIINPKGRLCGCGNYGCLEAYASATAIIKMAYEGRKKFPDSIIFKNDKVTAKAVFDAAKSNDRLGLIIRDEVVEALAVAIASFIHTFNPEVVIIGGGISKAGEFLFKPLKSRVNELVMPSFKNSFEIIQSPLVENASILGAASIVLQRRKTT, from the coding sequence GTGAAAATAATAGGAGTAGATCTTGGTGGAACTTTCACAAAAATTGGCCTTGTAGATTCTAATACAGGTAAGATCATTAAAAAAAAGGAAATAGAAACAATGGTAGAGCTTGGAGGAGATGCTGTAGTTAAAAGAATATCAGAAGGTATTAATGAACTCGTTGGAAGCGAAACATATGAAGCTGTTGGAATTGGTTCACCAGGCTCAATTGATATAGAAAACGGAATTGTTCGATTTTCACCAAATTTTCCAGATTGGATAGACTTTCCACTTGGGCCTAAGCTATCGAACTTATTAAATAAAAAAGTTTACGTTGAAAATGATGCAAATTCATTTGCTTTGGGAGAAAAGTGGTTTGGCGCTGGCAAAGGAAAAAAACATATAATTGTATTGACGTTAGGAACAGGTGTGGGTGGTGGAATAATATCTCATGATATTCTTATCACCGGTGCAAACGGTATTGGCGCGGAACTTGGGCATGTCATAATTAATCCTAAAGGTCGATTATGTGGGTGTGGAAATTACGGTTGTTTGGAAGCTTATGCTTCTGCCACTGCAATTATCAAAATGGCATACGAGGGACGCAAAAAATTTCCTGACTCAATCATATTCAAAAACGATAAAGTTACAGCTAAAGCTGTCTTTGACGCCGCAAAATCAAATGATAGGCTTGGGTTGATAATAAGAGACGAAGTAGTCGAAGCACTTGCTGTTGCAATTGCCAGTTTTATTCACACTTTCAATCCAGAAGTTGTCATAATCGGTGGTGGAATTTCAAAAGCAGGAGAATTTTTATTTAAGCCATTAAAAAGTAGAGTTAATGAACTTGTTATGCCTTCTTTTAAAAATTCATTTGAAATAATACAAAGTCCTTTAGTAGAAAATGCAAGTATATTGGGGGCTGCTTCAATTGTTTTACAACGAAGAAAAACAACTTGA
- a CDS encoding radical SAM protein — translation MLERCTLCPRNCKINRYKQKGVCGVKDQILVSNILLHKGEEPPISGKNGAGVVFFSGCPMKCVYCQNMGFSQKGVGKEISVEKLAEAFLILQENGAQTLDLVTPTPHVLGIIEALEIARKRGFNLPVVYNTSSYENIETLELMRNYVDIYLADIRYTNSYYGEIYSKAPNYWEIAQVAIKEMYKQVGPFSEEKGKGLIIRILVLPNKISGHFEAMRFVANLDIEIPISLMSQYMPVFGAKNDPLLNRRITKAEYQEAIEYMELLGLRGWVQTNEKEKLTTKGVKWL, via the coding sequence ATGTTAGAAAGATGCACCCTCTGTCCAAGAAATTGTAAAATAAACAGGTATAAACAAAAAGGAGTTTGTGGAGTTAAAGATCAAATATTAGTTTCTAATATTTTACTTCACAAAGGTGAAGAGCCACCAATTTCAGGTAAAAATGGAGCAGGCGTTGTATTTTTTTCTGGTTGTCCTATGAAATGTGTTTACTGTCAAAACATGGGATTTTCTCAAAAAGGTGTTGGAAAAGAAATCTCTGTTGAAAAACTTGCAGAAGCATTTTTAATCCTTCAGGAAAATGGGGCCCAAACTCTTGATTTAGTTACTCCGACTCCTCATGTTTTAGGTATAATTGAAGCTTTAGAAATAGCTAGAAAAAGAGGATTTAACCTTCCTGTAGTATACAACACTTCCAGTTATGAAAATATCGAAACATTAGAGTTAATGAGAAATTACGTAGATATATACCTTGCAGATATAAGATACACAAATTCATATTATGGTGAGATTTACTCTAAAGCACCAAACTATTGGGAAATAGCTCAAGTTGCTATAAAAGAAATGTACAAACAAGTGGGACCATTCAGTGAAGAAAAAGGAAAAGGCTTAATCATAAGAATTCTTGTCCTTCCTAATAAAATCTCAGGACATTTTGAAGCTATGAGATTTGTAGCAAATCTTGATATTGAAATCCCTATATCATTGATGTCTCAATATATGCCTGTTTTTGGTGCAAAAAACGATCCTTTACTTAATAGAAGAATTACAAAAGCAGAATATCAAGAGGCTATTGAATATATGGAACTTTTAGGCTTAAGAGGATGGGTTCAAACAAATGAAAAAGAAAAACTTACAACAAAGGGCGTGAAATGGTTATGA
- a CDS encoding sulfide/dihydroorotate dehydrogenase-like FAD/NAD-binding protein — protein MKLSNKITRKEKLAYGIHMLWIENELVAKNAKAGQFVIFRIYENGERIPITIAGTKNNEFRVIVKAVGKSTYELCRLREGDYIQDVVGPLGQPSEIRKYGNVLVVGGGVGIATIIPIVNELKKHNNKVDVILAARNKNYFILEEEFHEVDNLYFVTDDGSRGFKGFAHEMMEKLLKEKNYDVAWAIGPSLMMKACSDISRKYNLKIWVSLNAIMVDGTGMCGGCRVKINDELKYTCVDGPEFDGRFVDWESFNTRLTQYKEEEKLALKKYLEKVGDPIWL, from the coding sequence TTGAAACTTTCTAACAAAATCACCAGAAAAGAGAAGTTAGCGTATGGAATACACATGCTTTGGATAGAAAATGAACTAGTTGCAAAAAATGCAAAAGCAGGTCAATTTGTAATATTCAGAATTTATGAAAACGGAGAAAGGATTCCAATAACAATAGCTGGTACTAAAAACAATGAGTTTAGAGTAATTGTTAAGGCTGTTGGCAAAAGCACATATGAACTATGTCGTTTAAGAGAAGGAGATTACATTCAAGATGTAGTAGGACCGCTAGGTCAACCAAGCGAAATAAGAAAATACGGTAATGTTTTAGTTGTTGGTGGAGGAGTAGGTATAGCAACTATCATTCCTATTGTCAATGAATTGAAAAAACATAACAACAAAGTAGATGTAATATTAGCTGCAAGAAACAAAAATTATTTTATTCTTGAAGAAGAATTTCATGAAGTTGATAATCTCTATTTTGTAACTGATGACGGAAGTAGGGGATTTAAAGGTTTTGCTCATGAAATGATGGAAAAACTACTAAAAGAAAAAAATTATGACGTAGCTTGGGCAATTGGTCCTTCTTTGATGATGAAAGCTTGTTCTGATATAAGTAGAAAATATAATTTAAAAATTTGGGTTTCGCTTAACGCTATAATGGTTGATGGAACAGGAATGTGTGGAGGATGTAGAGTAAAAATAAATGATGAATTAAAATACACTTGTGTAGATGGTCCCGAATTTGACGGAAGATTTGTTGACTGGGAAAGCTTCAACACTAGATTAACACAATATAAAGAAGAAGAAAAGCTTGCACTTAAAAAATATCTTGAAAAGGTAGGCGATCCTATATGGCTATAA
- a CDS encoding radical SAM protein, with protein sequence MVMKIVNPSATLPISVTYSCAMNCKHCGGVYIKSMVHISNMEKYVKRYNSFLISGGMTKDGKIPFKSYLPKLFELKQKYHLTYNFHIGFPKAPPFEIDKIADVISFDFFSDPEILEEIYGIKRTPNDILNSVLPLKTRKVPHITIGILCGKITHEIESIKILSKYFDTIVLNILIPTKNTIYEKCTPPKIENVKEVFKEANKRFKNVILGCMHPHGKYREKLLLEISDYLNIFVNSASKEYDFKGCCSLFEVKKEKNKEVKL encoded by the coding sequence ATGGTTATGAAAATAGTTAATCCCTCTGCTACTCTACCTATCTCAGTTACTTATTCTTGCGCCATGAACTGTAAACATTGCGGTGGAGTATATATAAAAAGTATGGTTCACATTTCAAATATGGAAAAATATGTAAAAAGATATAATTCTTTCCTAATTAGTGGCGGAATGACAAAAGATGGGAAGATACCATTTAAAAGTTATCTTCCCAAACTTTTTGAACTAAAACAGAAATATCATTTGACATATAATTTTCATATTGGTTTTCCAAAAGCCCCTCCTTTCGAAATCGATAAAATAGCTGATGTAATTAGCTTTGACTTTTTTTCTGATCCAGAAATTTTAGAAGAAATCTATGGAATTAAAAGAACTCCAAATGATATTTTAAATTCTGTATTGCCTTTAAAGACACGAAAAGTTCCACATATAACAATAGGAATTTTATGCGGCAAAATAACACACGAAATAGAAAGCATCAAAATTTTAAGTAAATATTTTGATACAATAGTATTGAACATACTTATCCCAACAAAAAATACTATATATGAAAAATGTACTCCTCCAAAGATTGAAAATGTTAAAGAGGTTTTTAAAGAAGCAAATAAAAGATTTAAAAATGTAATTTTAGGTTGCATGCACCCTCATGGAAAATATCGAGAAAAACTTCTTTTAGAAATTTCCGACTATCTTAACATCTTTGTTAATTCTGCAAGTAAAGAATATGATTTTAAGGGATGTTGCTCACTCTTCGAAGTAAAAAAGGAAAAAAACAAGGAGGTTAAATTGTGA
- the gltA gene encoding NADPH-dependent glutamate synthase codes for MAIKERTKPIERNPKERAKDFDEVSLGFDEKRAVAEAKRCLQCKIPTCIKGCPVGIDIPGFIKQIAEKNFEKAYKILKKYNSLPAICGRVCPQEVQCESACVLNKVNQPISIGNLERFAADWAFKENINDEIKIEKKKKQKIAVIGSGPAGLTNSAELAKRGYSVDLYEVFHTAGGVLVYGIPEFRLPKEIVKKEVKFLEMLGVNILLDIPVGFAIHPRELLENYDAIFIGVGAGTPKFMGIEGTELNGVYSANEFLTRINLMKAYKFPNTDTPVKFAKKVVVIGGGNTAMDAARSALRLGADVTIVYRRSEKEMPARKAEIHHAKEEGIKFLTLTQPIRYIGEKGKLVGIECVKMKLGEPDESGRRRPIPIENSNFIIETELAIEAIGTQSNKFLLSQFKGLNLNKWGYIVTDENGQTSLPKVFAGGDIVTGSATVILAMGAGKKAAYSIDKFLNS; via the coding sequence ATGGCTATAAAAGAAAGAACAAAACCAATTGAAAGAAACCCTAAGGAAAGAGCAAAAGATTTTGATGAAGTTTCTCTAGGCTTTGATGAAAAAAGAGCGGTTGCTGAAGCAAAAAGATGTTTACAGTGTAAAATCCCTACCTGTATAAAAGGGTGTCCTGTAGGCATAGACATACCTGGTTTTATAAAACAAATTGCCGAAAAAAACTTTGAAAAAGCTTATAAAATTTTAAAAAAATATAATTCTTTACCAGCTATCTGTGGAAGAGTTTGTCCACAAGAAGTTCAATGTGAAAGTGCTTGTGTTTTGAATAAAGTCAACCAACCTATTTCAATTGGGAACCTTGAAAGATTTGCAGCTGATTGGGCTTTTAAAGAAAATATTAATGATGAGATAAAAATTGAAAAGAAGAAAAAGCAAAAAATTGCTGTAATAGGATCGGGGCCAGCTGGGCTCACCAATTCAGCTGAACTCGCCAAAAGAGGTTATTCTGTTGATTTATATGAAGTCTTTCATACCGCGGGTGGTGTGTTAGTATACGGAATCCCTGAATTCAGATTACCCAAAGAAATCGTTAAAAAAGAAGTAAAATTTTTAGAAATGCTTGGAGTTAATATCTTGTTAGATATTCCTGTGGGATTTGCAATACATCCAAGAGAATTACTTGAAAATTATGATGCAATTTTTATTGGTGTTGGAGCTGGTACACCTAAATTTATGGGAATAGAAGGAACCGAACTTAACGGCGTTTATTCTGCAAATGAATTTCTCACAAGAATTAATTTAATGAAGGCATACAAATTTCCCAACACAGACACTCCTGTAAAATTTGCCAAAAAGGTTGTAGTCATAGGTGGTGGTAATACTGCAATGGATGCTGCTAGAAGTGCGTTAAGATTGGGAGCAGATGTGACAATTGTCTATAGACGAAGTGAAAAAGAAATGCCTGCAAGAAAAGCTGAAATACATCATGCGAAAGAAGAAGGAATAAAATTCTTAACTCTTACTCAACCAATAAGGTATATTGGCGAAAAGGGAAAACTAGTTGGAATTGAATGTGTAAAAATGAAACTTGGAGAGCCCGATGAAAGTGGCAGAAGAAGACCCATACCTATTGAAAATAGTAATTTCATTATTGAAACAGAACTAGCTATTGAAGCAATTGGTACACAATCAAACAAGTTTCTTTTATCTCAATTCAAAGGGTTGAACTTAAATAAATGGGGCTATATTGTAACAGATGAAAACGGACAAACAAGTCTTCCAAAAGTATTTGCTGGAGGTGATATTGTAACTGGTTCTGCAACAGTAATACTTGCAATGGGAGCTGGTAAAAAAGCAGCATATTCCATTGATAAATTTTTAAATTCATAA
- a CDS encoding helix-turn-helix domain-containing protein: MIMEKSEWEILSSILKKEVESSNLSLLHISIKLGIDKNTLAKYLSGDFSGPEIYVKNHLRKLKKFLGIEENLESLYLAGKKEKSENVAKDDEKKKKVVSFYLVPYLIFFISVFLFVLSLVIFFKVQNTPIVKVKAIKNYVEINGTPLKETSLDIGEYYIKGPALFEKIDKKIKKVLMDEYRVVIKWGK, encoded by the coding sequence TTGATTATGGAAAAAAGTGAATGGGAAATTTTATCAAGTATTTTAAAAAAAGAGGTAGAATCCTCTAATTTATCTTTATTGCATATTTCTATAAAACTAGGTATAGATAAAAATACCTTAGCTAAGTATTTAAGTGGAGACTTTTCTGGACCAGAAATATATGTCAAGAATCACTTGAGAAAGTTGAAAAAATTTTTGGGAATTGAAGAGAATTTAGAGTCTTTATATCTAGCTGGAAAAAAAGAAAAGAGCGAGAATGTAGCAAAAGATGATGAGAAGAAAAAGAAAGTTGTAAGTTTTTATTTAGTTCCTTATTTAATATTTTTCATTTCTGTATTTTTGTTTGTTCTGTCATTAGTTATATTTTTTAAAGTGCAGAATACTCCAATTGTCAAAGTAAAAGCAATTAAAAATTATGTTGAAATAAATGGAACCCCTTTAAAAGAAACCAGTTTAGATATAGGAGAGTATTATATAAAAGGTCCTGCTTTATTTGAAAAAATTGATAAAAAAATAAAGAAGGTTTTAATGGACGAGTACCGGGTGGTGATAAAATGGGGAAAATAA
- a CDS encoding DUF4416 family protein → MGKIRRVDLVNLVMFFFSSQVEYWFDEVKDTLIGNFGPIDYISDILDFEKYTLYYNKEMGEGVKGILISFERLIHPYQLADIKNITNDIEQKFAVNGNRRFNIDPGYIHHMQFVLATTKMWPHRIYIGKGIYAEPTLMYINGVWKDYDFTYPNYKEKEYKEELEKIRTMYLEKRKRYLKLSEGKNK, encoded by the coding sequence ATGGGGAAAATAAGACGAGTAGACTTGGTAAATTTGGTGATGTTCTTTTTTTCATCTCAGGTGGAATATTGGTTTGATGAAGTGAAAGATACTTTGATAGGAAATTTTGGCCCTATTGATTATATTTCTGATATTTTAGATTTTGAAAAATATACTTTATACTACAACAAAGAGATGGGAGAAGGAGTAAAAGGGATATTAATAAGTTTTGAAAGACTTATTCATCCATATCAATTAGCTGATATAAAAAATATCACAAACGACATCGAACAAAAGTTTGCGGTAAATGGAAATAGAAGATTTAACATTGATCCGGGTTATATACATCATATGCAGTTTGTTCTTGCGACTACGAAAATGTGGCCACATAGAATTTATATAGGGAAAGGAATCTATGCTGAACCAACACTCATGTATATCAACGGCGTATGGAAAGATTATGATTTTACTTATCCCAATTACAAAGAAAAGGAATATAAAGAAGAACTGGAGAAAATAAGAACAATGTACTTGGAAAAAAGAAAAAGGTATTTAAAACTAAGTGAGGGAAAAAATAAATGA
- a CDS encoding efflux RND transporter permease subunit: MKTYVDFFKKYGRILMIVLVLLNVFFFIGLFRVKINPDFTLFMSKNSEYMEILNRMEKVFQSNDQVNVVLELNTNPYSIDGLKRIKEIEKQIRKLSNVLSVISPIPDEIPVGFRKINVSEINEDNYKYVLNFLKQINTENIVEKNGKYYVMFYVIPKNGKIIESLENILKDTPHYFAGTKYLEEKIFDYMLYFIFSLPPLAILTVFLVFRWRLGSLKATFFSVFPAGIGALWTMGFIGWYKGEISILTILAPIFTIVMGSADGLHFVSHYIDLKKNRTKDEALAETLLSTGVAMILTTVTTIAGFLSLAFINSEALAELAILSSIGIAFAGIATWLFIPIILLHSEIKVEQKGSKIAMFFEGFLGKKSVVISLLLFLVFFPGIFRINTEFYMIDMYKDRTQVKKNIDVVQDVYGMTVPVFAYFETDFDPITPEFADKVLRIEEQLREDGNKVVSFYDFVTNINEKILKRKGYPENIAQVKILLNLIPNIYTNFLNRDEKAGRILIFPNEITKEKLNEIEEVMEPPIKVTGVPYIMKEMNEIIVPQQILSLFVAVLIVFLIVLLRFKNFVKAFVSIIPISLTLVILFGFMGFTGIKLSIITATMGSIVVGVGIDYAIHFVESFGYNLKKFKDINIVIEETYKTTSKPILANALGLAIGLSVLVLSPFKIHEYLVMIMWVTMISSSFLSLSLLPTLLKYIYRE; the protein is encoded by the coding sequence ATGAAAACCTATGTAGATTTTTTTAAAAAATATGGCAGGATTTTAATGATTGTCCTAGTTTTACTTAATGTTTTCTTTTTTATAGGTCTTTTTAGAGTCAAAATAAATCCAGATTTTACTTTGTTTATGTCTAAAAATTCAGAATATATGGAAATTCTGAACAGAATGGAAAAAGTATTTCAATCAAATGATCAGGTCAATGTCGTATTAGAGCTAAATACTAATCCATATTCAATAGATGGGTTAAAAAGAATTAAAGAAATAGAAAAGCAAATCAGAAAGTTATCTAATGTTTTAAGTGTTATTTCCCCAATACCAGATGAGATCCCTGTGGGATTTAGAAAAATTAATGTTTCGGAAATCAATGAAGATAACTATAAGTACGTTTTGAATTTTTTAAAGCAAATAAATACTGAAAATATCGTGGAAAAGAATGGAAAGTATTATGTAATGTTTTATGTGATCCCCAAGAATGGGAAAATAATCGAAAGTTTAGAAAATATTTTAAAAGATACTCCCCACTATTTTGCAGGAACGAAATACCTTGAAGAAAAAATATTTGATTATATGTTATATTTTATCTTTTCTTTGCCTCCACTTGCAATTTTGACTGTATTTTTGGTTTTTAGATGGCGATTGGGTAGTTTGAAGGCAACGTTTTTTTCCGTCTTTCCCGCGGGAATAGGTGCTTTATGGACAATGGGCTTTATTGGTTGGTATAAAGGCGAGATATCTATTCTAACTATTTTGGCACCTATTTTTACTATAGTAATGGGAAGTGCTGATGGATTACATTTTGTTTCACACTATATAGATTTAAAAAAGAATCGTACAAAAGACGAGGCACTTGCAGAAACTTTATTGAGTACAGGTGTTGCTATGATTTTGACAACAGTCACAACTATTGCCGGATTTTTGTCTTTAGCATTTATAAATTCTGAAGCACTTGCGGAACTTGCGATTTTGAGTAGTATAGGTATAGCATTTGCAGGGATAGCTACTTGGCTTTTCATTCCGATAATTTTATTGCACAGTGAGATTAAAGTTGAACAAAAGGGAAGTAAAATAGCAATGTTTTTTGAAGGATTTCTTGGAAAAAAATCTGTAGTAATTTCACTATTGTTGTTCTTAGTATTTTTCCCAGGAATATTTAGAATTAATACAGAGTTTTATATGATAGATATGTACAAAGATAGGACTCAAGTAAAGAAAAACATAGATGTTGTGCAGGATGTTTATGGTATGACTGTGCCAGTTTTTGCTTATTTCGAAACGGATTTTGATCCTATCACTCCGGAATTTGCTGATAAAGTTTTAAGAATTGAAGAACAATTAAGGGAAGATGGAAACAAAGTGGTTTCTTTTTATGATTTTGTTACAAACATTAATGAAAAAATTTTGAAAAGAAAAGGTTATCCTGAAAATATTGCACAAGTTAAAATCTTATTAAATTTAATTCCAAATATATATACGAATTTTCTAAACAGAGACGAAAAAGCTGGAAGAATTTTGATATTTCCAAACGAAATTACAAAAGAGAAATTAAATGAAATAGAAGAAGTAATGGAACCTCCTATTAAAGTTACAGGAGTTCCTTATATAATGAAGGAGATGAATGAAATCATTGTACCCCAACAAATTTTATCTTTATTTGTTGCGGTTCTGATAGTATTTCTAATTGTTCTTTTAAGGTTCAAGAATTTTGTGAAAGCTTTTGTTTCAATTATACCCATTAGTTTGACATTAGTTATATTATTTGGTTTTATGGGATTTACGGGAATAAAATTGAGTATTATAACAGCAACTATGGGGAGTATTGTTGTAGGAGTTGGTATAGATTATGCAATACATTTTGTCGAAAGCTTTGGTTATAATCTGAAAAAATTTAAAGATATTAATATTGTGATAGAAGAAACGTATAAAACTACATCTAAACCTATACTTGCAAATGCATTGGGACTTGCAATAGGGTTATCTGTACTCGTTTTATCGCCATTTAAAATACATGAATATCTTGTCATGATTATGTGGGTTACGATGATTTCAAGTTCGTTTTTAAGTTTGAGTCTTCTCCCAACTTTACTAAAGTATATTTATAGAGAATAA
- a CDS encoding DUF4382 domain-containing protein — MRLRNVIFLVTALLLVLFGCMLNNPLQNQTSTVEVLLTDKPVSDVDKLLVHIVEFSYHYSYEDASGNEIGVWATPTNVATIVDILSLAGTEVSWLTVDIPTPATITQLRFYIDNATVTVSGVDYPVTIPNPEVKIPLINIFVSDSGQLILDFDVLKSLNYVPGTGEYRLKPVFRPTFRRGEVYKISGLVTESSMPVTSAYVALFDTNESTVLRTTLTKSDGHFCLGKWKNGDYVIKVYKITDLGTNITNISEDASQTVTINGEDAFVTIDIPTI; from the coding sequence ATGAGATTAAGAAACGTAATATTTCTTGTAACTGCTTTACTTTTGGTCTTATTCGGATGTATGCTAAATAACCCTCTACAAAACCAAACATCAACTGTTGAAGTTCTCCTTACTGACAAACCTGTATCAGATGTTGACAAATTATTAGTACACATTGTAGAGTTTTCCTATCATTATTCATATGAGGATGCTTCTGGAAATGAAATAGGTGTTTGGGCTACACCTACTAACGTAGCAACAATTGTAGATATACTCTCTCTTGCTGGCACTGAAGTTTCTTGGTTAACAGTTGACATACCAACCCCAGCTACAATTACCCAGTTAAGATTTTATATAGACAACGCAACTGTAACTGTTAGCGGTGTGGATTATCCTGTAACCATACCAAATCCTGAGGTTAAAATTCCGCTCATAAATATATTTGTTTCTGATAGTGGTCAATTAATTCTTGATTTTGATGTTTTAAAATCGTTAAATTACGTACCAGGTACCGGAGAATATAGACTTAAACCTGTATTTAGACCCACATTTAGAAGGGGAGAAGTATATAAAATTTCTGGACTCGTAACGGAAAGTTCAATGCCAGTTACCTCTGCATATGTGGCATTATTTGATACAAATGAATCTACCGTTTTGAGAACAACCCTAACAAAATCTGATGGTCACTTTTGTTTAGGTAAATGGAAAAATGGAGATTACGTAATTAAAGTTTACAAAATTACTGATTTGGGCACTAACATTACAAATATAAGTGAAGATGCTTCACAAACTGTTACTATCAATGGAGAAGATGCTTTTGTAACGATAGATATCCCCACAATTTGA